Proteins encoded together in one Phycisphaerae bacterium window:
- the csrA gene encoding carbon storage regulator CsrA gives MLVLSRQRNESIMIGDDVEIVIVDVRGDKVRLGITAPKTISVHRKEVYVAIQEEKAGQKPVKNHPEPSPS, from the coding sequence ATGTTGGTACTTAGCAGACAGAGAAATGAGTCGATAATGATTGGCGACGATGTGGAGATCGTCATCGTTGACGTACGGGGCGACAAGGTTCGACTTGGCATCACCGCGCCCAAGACAATATCCGTTCACAGAAAAGAAGTATATGTGGCTATTCAGGAAGAAAAAGCAGGTCAAAAACCTGTGAAAAATCATCCTGAGCCGTCACCAAGCTAA
- a CDS encoding HNH endonuclease produces the protein MSKLSGIDYLMFKIRGRIVKVDPDIYYKIRNPGHEEPRKKYNGDIKVLTISSAGYPVLIIGTKPCRHLQLSRFVMNAEKGEIVDHINGDPLDNRRKNLRIVNSRQNNLNRRVKSKTGFFGVYLRHWRERTYCYSQFHAKDGKLLFFHLPDNPHNRILAAFARDKFILQEGEEEYAPLNFPCFKFEPFRSFLLEEDLKKYKKNRGPDDTLAPAARGGVFRQLTINFD, from the coding sequence ATGTCAAAACTAAGCGGTATCGATTACCTGATGTTCAAGATTCGCGGCAGAATTGTAAAAGTTGACCCCGACATCTATTACAAAATCAGAAATCCCGGCCATGAAGAGCCCAGGAAAAAATATAACGGCGATATCAAAGTACTAACCATTTCCAGCGCAGGCTATCCGGTACTTATCATCGGAACCAAGCCCTGCAGGCATCTTCAATTATCCCGATTTGTAATGAACGCCGAAAAAGGCGAGATTGTTGACCATATAAACGGCGACCCGCTCGACAATCGCAGGAAAAATCTACGCATCGTAAATTCAAGGCAAAATAATCTAAACAGAAGAGTTAAAAGCAAGACAGGATTTTTCGGCGTTTACCTTAGACACTGGAGAGAACGTACTTACTGCTACTCACAATTTCATGCCAAAGACGGAAAACTGCTGTTCTTTCATCTGCCGGATAATCCGCATAACCGGATACTTGCGGCATTTGCACGCGATAAATTCATATTACAGGAAGGAGAAGAAGAATACGCACCGCTGAATTTTCCATGTTTTAAATTTGAGCCGTTCAGGAGTTTTCTATTGGAAGAGGATTTGAAAAAATATAAAAAGAACAGGGGACCGGATGACACATTAGCCCCCGCCGCTCGAGGCGGGGTTTTTAGGCAGTTAACCATTAATTTTGATTAA
- a CDS encoding transposase, translating to MIIAYHIVFTTYGTWLPNDPRGSFSKQIYNQKLAIVAPIKYGRQEDLPNKGDLRNFWTEASGQIKRKSYFIDENARQVIANSFSKTIKGYNLIVPACAIMNDHIHILVLSTKYKIGFIVNQLKSTATKNLNLKDTPWTEGYWKVFIYNRGNITICNKIHQFKSCFCRDASTALGLYSFKFELIPRLERRCGNG from the coding sequence ATGATAATCGCCTATCATATTGTTTTTACAACTTACGGCACATGGCTGCCAAATGATCCAAGAGGTTCGTTTTCAAAACAAATATACAATCAAAAACTGGCAATAGTCGCACCAATAAAATACGGCAGGCAAGAAGATTTACCAAATAAAGGAGACCTAAGAAATTTCTGGACGGAAGCATCAGGACAAATAAAACGTAAATCCTACTTCATAGATGAGAACGCAAGACAAGTAATTGCCAATTCATTTTCCAAAACAATTAAAGGATACAATTTAATAGTGCCGGCCTGCGCAATAATGAATGACCATATTCATATACTTGTTCTAAGCACAAAATATAAGATAGGATTTATTGTCAATCAGCTAAAAAGTACTGCCACGAAAAATCTAAATCTCAAGGATACCCCATGGACAGAAGGATACTGGAAAGTATTTATATATAACCGAGGAAACATTACAATCTGCAATAAAATACATCAATTCAAATCCTGTTTCTGCCGGGATGCCTCAACAGCATTGGGACTTTATTCGTTCAAATTTGAGTTGATACCCCGCCTCGAGCGGCGTTGTGGAAACGGATAA
- the tmk gene encoding dTMP kinase, with translation MIKNLKSRFIVLDGPDGCGKSSQVKLLAEFLKKQKLKVSCFRDPGSTPTGEKIRKILLDPKNHIGDRAELLLYMASRAQLWDECIAPALKKKNCVVLDRWLSSTCAYQGFAGGLGIAKVLDIAEHSLERVWPDLTIILDVDLKTSRVRMNRGLDRMEQKAAVYHKKVRAGFIELAECRDDIVVIDARDDIKAVHKKVIQIIQSFFK, from the coding sequence ATGATTAAGAATTTGAAATCGCGTTTTATCGTTCTCGATGGCCCTGACGGCTGCGGAAAAAGCTCACAGGTTAAGCTTCTTGCCGAATTTCTGAAAAAACAAAAGCTGAAGGTTTCCTGTTTCCGCGACCCCGGCTCAACGCCCACCGGCGAAAAAATCCGAAAAATTCTGCTCGACCCGAAAAATCATATCGGCGACAGGGCGGAACTATTGCTTTATATGGCCAGCCGTGCGCAGCTCTGGGATGAATGTATCGCGCCTGCGCTGAAGAAGAAAAATTGCGTAGTGCTTGACCGCTGGCTGTCGAGTACCTGCGCGTATCAGGGTTTTGCCGGCGGGCTGGGAATCGCTAAGGTTCTCGATATCGCAGAGCATTCGCTCGAAAGAGTTTGGCCGGATTTGACGATTATTCTCGATGTTGACCTTAAAACCTCGAGGGTCAGAATGAATCGCGGCCTTGACAGGATGGAGCAAAAGGCGGCGGTTTATCATAAAAAAGTCAGGGCAGGATTTATCGAGCTTGCCGAGTGCCGCGATGACATCGTCGTAATTGACGCGAGGGACGATATAAAAGCGGTGCATAAGAAAGTAATCCAGATTATACAGTCGTTTTTTAAGTAA
- a CDS encoding four helix bundle protein — MQNDKSKFKTEFKSRLYKFALRLIEFLDHLPSDNVSRRLGDQLLRSGTSIIGNYIEGQAASSKKDFINYFNISLKSANESKLWLALLRDSKRADSKDVEWFLSELNEISKIFASSILTLKGRK; from the coding sequence ATGCAAAATGACAAATCAAAATTTAAAACGGAGTTTAAAAGCAGGCTTTATAAGTTTGCGCTTCGTCTGATTGAGTTTCTTGACCATTTGCCTTCCGATAACGTGTCAAGACGCTTGGGCGACCAGTTGCTTCGAAGCGGCACAAGTATCATTGGAAATTATATTGAGGGTCAGGCGGCCAGCAGTAAAAAAGATTTTATTAACTATTTTAATATATCGTTAAAATCAGCTAATGAAAGTAAACTTTGGCTGGCTCTTCTGCGCGACAGCAAAAGAGCTGATTCCAAAGATGTTGAGTGGTTTCTGAGTGAATTAAATGAAATAAGTAAAATTTTCGCATCCAGTATATTAACGCTCAAAGGCAGAAAATAA
- a CDS encoding DNA polymerase III subunit, which produces MNLSDIFCQDNAVNTLTRAFDTGRIPHAYIFEGIDGVGKYTTAFAWSKLLLCKSPVKNQACGKCLSCVAIDSDSHPDFHHVYKELIKLNKDANKRKRQAIDLPVDVIRDFLVEKVQLKPTLSASKVFVVSEAEKLNPESQNLLLKTLEEPPDKSFIILLCTKLDNLLPTTKSRCQVVHFGPLDEEKIIEKLSGGQESKFWARLTGGSLGQSELFTKFEPSFYGIKKEFLNRFSKFQTADCVDFAQWINSTASDLAASWQKLRADTSKSDLSRQAKKLFISVLISAFVDAMKISFAPAEKMTNFDQPGQVKLLVDRFGQEGCAERIDCCYEAIRFIDASVNEKLVFEHLLLSCVDSGIIKV; this is translated from the coding sequence ATGAACTTATCCGATATATTCTGCCAGGATAATGCTGTTAATACACTGACTCGCGCGTTTGACACGGGCAGAATTCCGCACGCATATATATTCGAGGGCATTGACGGGGTCGGTAAATATACGACCGCTTTCGCATGGTCGAAACTTCTGCTTTGCAAATCGCCTGTAAAAAACCAGGCCTGCGGCAAATGCCTTTCGTGCGTCGCTATAGATTCGGATTCTCATCCAGATTTTCATCACGTTTACAAAGAACTGATTAAGCTCAATAAGGACGCTAATAAAAGAAAAAGACAGGCGATAGACCTGCCGGTAGATGTTATTCGTGATTTTCTTGTCGAAAAGGTTCAGTTAAAGCCGACGCTTTCAGCGTCAAAGGTTTTTGTCGTGAGCGAGGCCGAGAAATTGAATCCCGAGAGTCAGAATTTACTTTTGAAGACTCTCGAGGAGCCGCCGGATAAGAGTTTTATCATATTGCTGTGCACAAAACTTGATAATCTTTTGCCGACTACGAAATCGCGGTGTCAGGTTGTTCATTTCGGTCCTTTGGACGAAGAAAAGATAATTGAAAAACTTTCAGGCGGGCAAGAATCTAAATTCTGGGCAAGACTGACCGGCGGGAGTCTGGGCCAGTCTGAGCTTTTCACAAAGTTTGAGCCATCGTTTTACGGGATTAAAAAAGAATTTCTTAATCGATTCTCCAAATTTCAGACTGCCGATTGTGTGGATTTTGCGCAATGGATAAATTCGACCGCTTCGGACCTGGCGGCATCGTGGCAGAAGCTCAGGGCCGATACGAGTAAATCCGATTTGAGCAGGCAGGCGAAAAAACTGTTTATTTCAGTGCTTATTTCTGCTTTTGTCGATGCGATGAAGATTTCATTTGCCCCTGCGGAGAAAATGACGAATTTCGACCAGCCCGGCCAGGTAAAGCTTCTTGTTGACAGGTTCGGACAGGAAGGCTGTGCCGAGAGAATTGACTGCTGTTACGAAGCTATTCGGTTTATTGACGCATCGGTCAATGAAAAGCTTGTTTTTGAGCATTTGTTGCTGAGTTGCGTCGATTCTGGTATAATAAAGGTTTGA
- the ricT gene encoding regulatory iron-sulfur-containing complex subunit RicT, with translation MNDNTDDIKSKPSHHPAEKKMLVRYGKTSLTGWFAHDEKNIPKAQSKVMIKTERGLEIGEVVGKFCYKAGAFKKSEESVIDYYEVGPAECPVTVGGRFVRYATEQDLSEEHHINIGAKEELAKCKQVINELNLPMKLVDIEHIFGGERIIFYFTSETRIDFRELVKRLAKEFQTRIEMRQVGSRDAAKIAADIEVCGQHCCCQRFLKILKPVNMKMAKLQKATLDPAKISGYCGRLKCCLRYEDHTYRDLVKRLPRKRTRVKTSQGEGTVVDAQILTQLVCIRTDDGKVFAVPVEEVEVLGPPRPADSGSRDEADFDDYDEKSDPKQDADKDIDEEPIRDDNPDAQPEQ, from the coding sequence ATGAACGATAATACCGATGATATAAAATCCAAGCCGAGCCATCATCCGGCGGAAAAGAAAATGCTTGTCCGCTACGGAAAAACCAGCCTTACCGGCTGGTTTGCGCACGATGAAAAAAATATACCCAAGGCCCAGAGCAAGGTAATGATAAAGACCGAGCGAGGTCTTGAAATCGGCGAGGTGGTCGGGAAGTTCTGCTATAAGGCCGGTGCTTTTAAAAAGAGCGAGGAATCCGTTATCGATTATTACGAAGTGGGGCCGGCTGAATGTCCGGTAACGGTCGGCGGCAGGTTTGTCCGTTATGCTACTGAGCAGGACCTCAGCGAAGAGCATCATATCAATATCGGCGCAAAGGAAGAGCTTGCCAAGTGCAAGCAGGTTATAAACGAATTGAATTTACCGATGAAGCTTGTCGACATCGAACACATTTTCGGCGGCGAGCGGATAATCTTTTATTTCACATCTGAGACTCGGATTGATTTTCGTGAGCTTGTCAAGAGACTGGCCAAGGAGTTTCAGACCCGCATTGAAATGCGGCAGGTCGGCTCCCGCGACGCCGCCAAAATTGCCGCCGACATCGAAGTATGTGGGCAGCATTGTTGCTGTCAAAGGTTTTTGAAGATTTTGAAGCCGGTGAATATGAAGATGGCGAAGCTGCAGAAGGCGACGCTGGACCCGGCAAAGATAAGCGGATACTGCGGACGACTGAAATGCTGCCTTCGATATGAAGACCACACATATAGAGATCTCGTCAAGCGACTGCCAAGAAAACGAACGCGAGTAAAAACATCCCAGGGCGAAGGTACCGTAGTCGATGCACAAATCCTTACACAGCTTGTCTGTATAAGAACCGACGACGGAAAGGTATTTGCCGTGCCGGTAGAAGAAGTAGAAGTTCTTGGGCCGCCAAGGCCGGCAGATTCGGGCAGCCGCGACGAAGCCGATTTCGATGATTATGACGAAAAATCGGACCCGAAGCAGGATGCCGATAAAGATATCGACGAAGAACCAATACGGGACGATAACCCCGACGCACAACCGGAGCAATAG
- the metG gene encoding methionine--tRNA ligase has translation MSRKIIVTSALPYANGPIHIGHLVEYLQTDIWVRFQKANGNQCLYFCADDTHGTPIMISARAEGIEPEQLIKRVYGEHTKDFAKFHIKFDNYYSTHSDENKELSSLIFNHLKEKGSIVKGEIEQAFCEQCKMFLPDRFIRGICPKCKAENQYGDSCDTCGATYQPTDLINPVCSNCGTKPVIKKSIHYFFRLADYQQKLKDLMASGYTGKSVANKLNEWFDAGLKDWDISRDGPYFGFKIPGEENKFFYVWLDAPIGYMASCKNYCDKNGLDFDKVWNGGEYELYHFIGKDIMYFHALFWPAMLMGSGYKVAKRLFVHGFLTVNGVKMSKSKGTFIKAATYAKHLDAEFLRYYYASKLTEGVDDIDLNLEDFVAKVNSDLVGKLANLASRSVPMLTGKLGGMLGTIDAAGKELINQIAAAKQQIINDYENLDYASVIRQISALADIANKYVEQSQPWAMIKTDAEKTRTILTVILNAVKILAIYLKPVLPVFVEKIEKILGVGALSFADVETLLENKKVNEYIRLAERVDKDKVQAMLEESKNESADAKAMADGSAEQKPAVTLDEPMEAECTIDDFKKVDLRVAKVVKAEKVEGADKLLRLELDIGGITKNVFAGIAKAYQPEQLVGRLVICCANLQPRKMKFGVSEGMILAAGPGGKEIFMLGIDSGAKPGQRIH, from the coding sequence ATGAGCAGAAAGATTATTGTTACCTCCGCACTTCCGTACGCAAACGGCCCAATTCATATAGGACATCTCGTAGAATATCTGCAAACAGATATATGGGTGCGATTCCAAAAGGCAAACGGCAATCAATGCCTGTATTTTTGCGCCGACGATACGCACGGCACGCCGATAATGATAAGCGCGCGGGCGGAAGGAATCGAGCCGGAGCAATTAATAAAAAGAGTTTACGGCGAACATACGAAAGATTTCGCAAAGTTTCATATAAAATTCGATAATTATTATTCCACACATTCGGATGAAAATAAGGAATTAAGCTCGCTGATTTTCAATCACCTTAAGGAAAAAGGCTCGATTGTAAAAGGCGAAATCGAACAGGCCTTCTGCGAACAATGCAAGATGTTTCTGCCCGACAGATTCATTCGCGGGATTTGTCCGAAATGCAAAGCTGAAAATCAGTACGGCGATTCGTGCGATACCTGCGGGGCGACATACCAGCCGACAGATTTAATAAATCCGGTATGCTCGAACTGCGGGACAAAGCCGGTAATCAAAAAAAGCATTCATTACTTTTTCAGGCTGGCCGACTATCAGCAAAAACTTAAAGATTTGATGGCATCGGGATATACGGGCAAAAGCGTAGCGAATAAACTCAACGAGTGGTTCGACGCGGGGCTGAAAGACTGGGATATATCGAGAGACGGGCCATACTTCGGGTTCAAAATACCCGGCGAAGAAAATAAATTCTTCTACGTCTGGCTCGATGCGCCAATCGGTTATATGGCGAGCTGCAAAAATTACTGCGATAAAAACGGGCTGGACTTCGATAAGGTCTGGAACGGCGGCGAATACGAACTCTATCACTTCATCGGCAAGGACATTATGTATTTCCACGCTTTGTTCTGGCCTGCAATGCTGATGGGAAGCGGATACAAAGTCGCAAAGAGACTTTTCGTGCACGGATTCCTTACTGTCAACGGCGTAAAGATGAGCAAATCTAAGGGGACGTTTATCAAAGCCGCGACTTACGCAAAACACCTTGACGCGGAATTTCTGCGGTATTATTACGCGAGCAAATTGACCGAAGGCGTCGACGATATCGATTTGAACCTCGAAGATTTTGTCGCGAAGGTAAATTCAGACCTCGTCGGCAAACTTGCGAACCTTGCGAGCAGGTCGGTGCCGATGCTGACAGGCAAACTGGGCGGAATGCTCGGAACGATTGATGCAGCGGGCAAGGAATTGATTAATCAGATTGCCGCGGCAAAACAGCAGATAATAAACGATTATGAAAATCTCGATTACGCATCGGTTATACGACAGATTTCGGCCCTTGCGGATATCGCGAATAAATACGTCGAGCAAAGCCAGCCGTGGGCGATGATAAAAACAGACGCGGAAAAAACACGCACGATACTCACGGTTATTTTAAATGCAGTTAAGATTCTTGCGATATATCTAAAGCCGGTACTGCCGGTGTTTGTCGAAAAGATTGAAAAAATACTCGGCGTTGGGGCATTGTCGTTCGCTGATGTCGAAACGTTACTGGAAAATAAAAAGGTAAACGAATATATAAGACTTGCAGAAAGAGTTGATAAGGATAAGGTACAAGCTATGTTAGAAGAAAGTAAAAATGAATCCGCCGACGCTAAAGCTATGGCGGACGGGTCGGCAGAACAAAAACCGGCAGTTACACTCGATGAGCCAATGGAGGCGGAATGTACGATTGACGATTTCAAGAAGGTAGACCTGCGGGTGGCAAAAGTCGTAAAGGCCGAAAAGGTCGAAGGCGCAGATAAACTGCTGCGCCTTGAGCTGGATATAGGCGGGATAACGAAGAATGTTTTCGCAGGGATTGCAAAGGCATATCAGCCGGAGCAGCTTGTCGGCAGATTAGTTATCTGCTGTGCGAATCTGCAGCCTCGAAAGATGAAGTTTGGAGTATCGGAAGGAATGATTCTCGCGGCAGGGCCGGGCGGAAAAGAAATATTTATGCTCGGAATAGATTCGGGAGCGAAGCCTGGACAGAGAATACATTGA
- a CDS encoding Minf_1886 family protein codes for MKKSIQEIARLDGRYSLRAFQFVNEGLGFTVKKFHSLDIEESGTHHVTGKQLCEGLAEFATNKWGRMAKVTLNQLGIKSTRDFGNIVYLMVENKWMHARPEDTIEEFDNVYDFEEVFEKNYQFSSGK; via the coding sequence ATGAAAAAGAGTATACAGGAAATTGCGAGGCTTGACGGGAGATATTCGCTGCGGGCGTTTCAGTTCGTTAACGAAGGGCTGGGATTTACCGTGAAAAAATTTCACAGCCTTGATATAGAAGAATCCGGTACGCATCATGTAACAGGCAAACAACTGTGCGAGGGCCTTGCCGAATTTGCCACTAATAAATGGGGCAGGATGGCAAAGGTTACGCTGAATCAGCTCGGTATAAAATCCACGAGAGATTTCGGCAATATCGTTTACCTGATGGTCGAAAATAAATGGATGCACGCACGGCCGGAAGATACGATTGAGGAATTCGATAATGTTTATGATTTCGAGGAAGTTTTCGAGAAGAATTATCAGTTTAGTTCTGGAAAATAG
- the thyX gene encoding FAD-dependent thymidylate synthase: protein MNENNNQLKVTLLAITPDAEKLIEEAGRTCYLSFDKIGANSASDFIQRLIKMGHDSPLEHACATFRIENCSRAMTHQLVRHRLMSVSQQSQRYVDEENFHFVIPETLPKEHIEEFQNDMETIRLMYKKWRDKGLKREDARFVLPNACTSEIVVTANLREWRHIIKIRTSPKAQWEIRIVCTEIFKILKKHAPDCFSDIKIGKEHSDDAQ from the coding sequence ATGAACGAAAATAATAATCAACTAAAAGTCACATTGCTTGCGATTACGCCAGACGCCGAAAAACTCATCGAAGAGGCAGGCAGAACGTGCTATCTGAGTTTCGATAAAATCGGCGCAAATTCCGCAAGCGATTTCATACAGAGACTAATAAAAATGGGACACGATTCTCCTCTTGAGCACGCCTGCGCGACATTTCGAATCGAAAACTGTTCCCGCGCGATGACGCACCAGCTCGTCCGTCATAGATTGATGAGCGTTTCTCAGCAGTCGCAACGATATGTCGATGAGGAAAATTTTCATTTTGTAATTCCTGAGACTTTGCCGAAAGAGCACATCGAAGAATTTCAGAACGATATGGAAACAATCAGGCTGATGTACAAAAAATGGCGGGATAAAGGCCTGAAACGGGAGGATGCCCGGTTTGTCCTGCCCAACGCCTGTACGAGCGAGATTGTGGTAACGGCAAATCTAAGGGAATGGCGGCACATTATAAAAATCCGCACGAGCCCAAAGGCACAATGGGAAATCAGAATCGTCTGTACTGAAATATTCAAAATCCTGAAAAAACACGCCCCCGATTGTTTCAGCGATATCAAAATCGGAAAAGAACATTCCGACGATGCACAATAA
- a CDS encoding bifunctional homocysteine S-methyltransferase/methylenetetrahydrofolate reductase, with product MSEKKLTEILSKQIVFADGAMGTMLYSKGVFINTCFEELNITNPKLIGQIHDSYISAGSDFIETNSYGANEFRLARFGLAEKTAQINTAAVKIAKQSAANRARSVSDGKTILVAGSIGPLGFDIAQGSLISEKEIIDAFTNQISALARAGADFLLFETFTNLKELLIAINCAVKTCGLEIVAQMAINENNETLYGDKIDLAFAKLAEFPQVAAVGLNCSIGPAAMLESLELIKKITTKPISLQPNAGLPHNIDGRTVYMCTPEYMAEYAKRFYEKGAKILGGCCGTTPEHIKQMVKTVRPLHKADSSFAVIEIKPQPKQAVRQKPVELKNKSKLGAKLSTREKIYTVEISPPKGIDVSGLIEKVKLCEKYGIDAVNIPDGPRASSRLSAMITAIKINQLCNIETLLHFCCRDRNIIAMQSDLLGIQAIDLKNVLIITGDPPKLGDYPDATAVFDLDSITLTKVVSNLNCGIDIAGNALPVPTSLVVGVGANPVASDLEREIGRYKKKVEAGAEFAITQPVFDEKSLFKFLELTKDCKIPVIAGIWPFTNYKNAEFMANEVPGVVVPAEILKRMSKTKDGRDGRKEGVRIAMELMDKISDVVGGFAISAPFGNVNMALAAAGKIDIEKI from the coding sequence ATGTCAGAGAAGAAATTAACTGAAATTTTAAGCAAACAAATCGTCTTTGCCGACGGTGCGATGGGCACAATGCTCTATTCCAAAGGGGTATTTATAAATACCTGCTTCGAAGAGCTTAACATTACAAATCCCAAACTAATCGGCCAAATTCACGATTCGTATATCTCAGCGGGCAGCGACTTTATAGAAACAAACTCTTACGGCGCAAACGAATTCAGGCTCGCAAGGTTCGGCCTTGCTGAAAAAACCGCTCAGATTAATACCGCTGCCGTAAAAATCGCAAAACAATCCGCCGCTAACAGAGCCCGGAGCGTAAGCGATGGGAAAACAATTCTTGTCGCAGGTTCCATCGGCCCGCTCGGTTTCGATATCGCCCAGGGCAGCCTGATAAGTGAAAAAGAAATAATCGACGCCTTCACAAACCAGATTAGCGCTCTGGCCCGGGCCGGCGCGGATTTCCTGCTCTTCGAAACTTTTACCAATCTGAAAGAATTACTAATCGCGATAAATTGCGCGGTAAAAACGTGCGGCCTTGAGATTGTCGCGCAAATGGCGATAAACGAAAACAACGAAACGCTCTACGGCGACAAAATTGATTTGGCCTTTGCCAAACTCGCCGAGTTCCCGCAGGTTGCCGCCGTGGGATTGAATTGTTCCATCGGCCCCGCCGCGATGCTCGAAAGCCTCGAGCTTATAAAAAAAATAACGACAAAACCGATATCCCTCCAGCCCAACGCCGGCCTGCCGCATAATATCGACGGCAGAACCGTTTATATGTGCACGCCGGAATATATGGCAGAATACGCCAAACGTTTTTACGAAAAAGGCGCCAAAATCCTCGGCGGCTGCTGCGGAACAACACCGGAGCATATAAAGCAAATGGTTAAAACCGTCAGGCCGCTCCACAAAGCCGATTCGAGCTTCGCAGTGATTGAGATAAAGCCGCAGCCCAAACAGGCCGTCAGGCAAAAGCCAGTCGAACTGAAAAATAAATCGAAACTCGGCGCAAAATTGTCAACCAGAGAAAAAATTTATACCGTAGAAATTTCGCCTCCGAAAGGAATCGACGTTTCAGGCCTTATCGAAAAAGTAAAACTTTGCGAAAAATACGGAATTGACGCCGTCAATATTCCCGACGGCCCGCGCGCAAGCTCGCGTCTTAGCGCAATGATAACAGCGATAAAAATAAATCAGCTCTGCAATATCGAAACGTTGCTGCATTTCTGCTGCCGTGACAGGAACATAATCGCGATGCAGTCCGACCTGCTCGGCATACAGGCGATTGATTTGAAAAATGTCCTGATAATCACCGGCGACCCGCCAAAGCTGGGCGACTATCCCGATGCGACAGCGGTCTTCGACCTCGATTCGATTACCCTGACTAAAGTCGTAAGCAATCTCAATTGCGGCATCGATATCGCCGGCAACGCCCTGCCCGTTCCGACATCGCTCGTTGTCGGAGTTGGCGCAAACCCCGTCGCTTCAGATTTGGAAAGAGAAATCGGCCGGTACAAAAAGAAAGTCGAGGCCGGCGCAGAATTTGCGATAACCCAGCCGGTCTTCGATGAAAAAAGTTTATTCAAATTTCTCGAACTGACAAAAGACTGTAAAATTCCCGTAATCGCGGGCATATGGCCCTTTACAAATTATAAAAACGCCGAATTTATGGCCAATGAGGTCCCCGGCGTTGTCGTGCCCGCTGAAATTTTGAAGCGTATGAGCAAAACCAAAGACGGCCGCGACGGCCGAAAAGAAGGCGTCCGAATTGCTATGGAATTGATGGATAAAATAAGCGATGTAGTCGGCGGCTTTGCGATAAGCGCGCCGTTCGGAAACGTTAATATGGCTCTTGCCGCCGCCGGAAAAATCGATATCGAAAAAATTTAG
- the accB gene encoding acetyl-CoA carboxylase biotin carboxyl carrier protein: MGDEKKNDLKKVKELVDLMIENDLVEVEIVDGDSKIHLKRPGHSQPMQAMAPMHIMAPAAASAAGSAVPAADDKLVDIKSPIIGTFYAAPSPDSAPYVKVGDHVTPDTVVCIIEAMKVMNEIKAETTGTIEKVMIANGQVVEFGQVIFKVRPD; this comes from the coding sequence ATGGGCGACGAAAAAAAGAACGATTTGAAGAAAGTCAAGGAACTCGTTGATCTTATGATAGAAAACGACCTTGTGGAGGTTGAGATTGTCGACGGCGACAGCAAAATACACCTCAAACGTCCCGGCCATTCGCAACCGATGCAGGCTATGGCTCCGATGCATATTATGGCACCTGCCGCGGCGTCTGCCGCAGGTTCGGCTGTGCCGGCCGCTGACGATAAACTCGTTGATATTAAATCGCCAATAATCGGCACCTTTTATGCCGCGCCAAGTCCGGATTCGGCGCCTTACGTGAAAGTCGGCGACCATGTAACGCCTGATACGGTGGTATGCATCATCGAGGCGATGAAAGTAATGAACGAAATAAAGGCTGAAACCACCGGCACAATCGAAAAGGTTATGATAGCCAACGGTCAGGTAGTCGAATTCGGCCAGGTAATTTTCAAGGTCAGGCCGGATTAA